The following are encoded in a window of Rubellicoccus peritrichatus genomic DNA:
- a CDS encoding YHYH domain-containing protein, which yields MLNLKYLTIALCILPLLVHAHPGRTDSSGGHTNRKTGEYHYHNSGSSSSSSSYSSGYSRQSTTTYTPPASSYKPPATTTHQATTPVVKNEAYYRDLIAKELGGQTEVKMDDGTYCDIVTDDMAIEVDWGNKWGEAIGQSLNYGFQSNKTPAIYLILKSESDLKYFIRVNSIIKNYDLPIKVFAYQAY from the coding sequence ATGCTCAATCTAAAGTATCTGACAATCGCCCTCTGCATCCTGCCCCTACTTGTTCATGCTCATCCAGGCCGGACAGACTCCAGCGGCGGGCACACAAACAGGAAGACGGGCGAATACCACTATCACAACTCAGGATCATCTTCCTCATCTTCCAGTTACTCTAGTGGCTACTCTCGCCAGAGCACTACAACTTACACACCTCCAGCATCCTCCTACAAGCCACCAGCAACAACAACACATCAAGCTACAACACCTGTTGTCAAAAACGAAGCTTACTACAGAGATCTAATTGCAAAAGAATTGGGCGGGCAAACAGAAGTCAAAATGGACGATGGAACCTATTGTGACATTGTTACTGACGATATGGCAATCGAGGTTGATTGGGGCAATAAATGGGGAGAGGCTATCGGACAAAGTCTAAACTATGGTTTTCAGTCCAATAAGACTCCGGCCATTTACCTTATTCTAAAAAGCGAAAGTGACCTTAAGTATTTCATCCGCGTGAACAGCATTATCAAAAACTATGATCTGCCCATTAAGGTTTTTGCATATCAGGCTTACTAG
- a CDS encoding zinc-ribbon domain-containing protein — translation MALISCSDCGKRVSSNAASCPNCGNPIKGVAQAHVERGVTKSRLKKDLGGAIAFVGIIAGVFAGVITTNIFAGIVTIAVFVGIGMYITYGDC, via the coding sequence ATGGCATTAATTAGTTGTTCAGATTGTGGGAAGAGGGTCTCAAGCAATGCCGCATCATGCCCTAATTGTGGGAATCCGATAAAAGGAGTAGCTCAGGCACATGTAGAAAGAGGAGTTACTAAATCTCGTTTAAAAAAGGACTTGGGTGGTGCCATAGCTTTTGTGGGAATCATAGCTGGAGTCTTTGCTGGAGTCATAACCACAAACATCTTTGCGGGTATCGTGACTATAGCTGTATTTGTTGGTATCGGAATGTATATTACATATGGTGATTGCTAG
- a CDS encoding DNA-processing protein DprA → MILGQATISPRNEAIAYEALSSIRENTLKKLAPRLMNGRRLPSELLSEEQIIDDLTQKAKEVLESVSVDFSISMFGDLKYPHTLRDVKHPLPLFYFRGDLALLEKRCISVVGAREVSPEGIARAERLARLLAEKDFVVVSGLARGVDTAAMTSAIRSGGNVVGVIGTPIDSFYPKENKKLQEYVATHNLLISQVPFLRYSMQDYRINRFYFPERNETMSALSEATIIVEASDKSGTLTQARAALKQGRKLFILNSCFENPRITWPAKYEKRGAIRVKSVDEIVERLAEDDSEPFSLESEWTVDQD, encoded by the coding sequence ATGATTCTAGGGCAGGCAACTATTTCTCCACGCAATGAAGCAATTGCGTACGAAGCGCTATCTTCGATCCGAGAGAATACTCTCAAAAAACTGGCTCCTAGGCTAATGAATGGAAGACGCCTTCCCTCAGAGTTACTTTCAGAGGAGCAGATTATTGATGATCTGACACAAAAAGCAAAAGAGGTTCTTGAAAGCGTTAGTGTGGACTTTTCGATTTCCATGTTTGGCGATCTTAAGTATCCTCATACTCTTCGCGATGTTAAGCACCCACTCCCCTTGTTTTACTTCAGGGGTGATCTTGCCCTTCTTGAAAAGAGGTGTATTTCAGTTGTCGGTGCCAGGGAGGTCTCACCCGAGGGAATCGCACGGGCAGAACGTCTTGCTCGATTGTTGGCAGAGAAGGATTTCGTAGTTGTATCAGGGCTTGCTCGTGGTGTCGATACTGCTGCAATGACTTCAGCAATTCGGTCTGGAGGAAACGTTGTTGGAGTCATTGGCACACCTATCGATTCTTTCTATCCTAAGGAGAATAAGAAACTTCAGGAATATGTGGCTACGCACAATTTATTGATATCTCAGGTCCCATTTCTTAGGTATTCGATGCAAGATTATCGAATAAATAGATTTTATTTCCCTGAGCGCAATGAGACGATGAGCGCTCTTTCTGAGGCGACAATTATTGTTGAGGCCTCAGACAAATCAGGAACATTAACTCAGGCGAGAGCGGCTCTTAAGCAGGGGCGAAAGTTATTTATACTTAATAGTTGCTTTGAGAATCCTCGTATTACTTGGCCCGCAAAATATGAAAAGCGTGGAGCAATAAGAGTCAAAAGTGTTGATGAAATTGTTGAGCGTTTAGCTGAGGATGATTCAGAACCATTTAGTTTAGAAAGTGAGTGGACGGTGGACCAGGATTGA
- a CDS encoding ParB/RepB/Spo0J family partition protein, with translation MGYKDQYPLTSITADSAFQIRAKMDSKWIKELSELYKAGATIDPVTVYVTNRRDPDFLLVDGFHRFEAAKKAGQKSISVKVIEGSRADAMKAALGANVRHGIQRTNADKRRAAEVAIKEFPDLSTAELARICGVSWTCIDNTKQEFQSSSIEGSESEKAIGRDGKSRPRRLKVKKPISSSKRDDVKHDNQVSSSSKASSGRATGRGSAKKPAADKNEVDECPVPPRLELRPSPPASERTVISFKEAAVLSIPLLEKSLPHLTKDEEAQARLVISTFKNGYAA, from the coding sequence ATGGGTTACAAAGATCAGTATCCTCTTACTTCTATCACTGCTGATTCTGCCTTTCAGATACGGGCGAAGATGGATAGTAAATGGATTAAAGAGCTGTCAGAACTTTATAAAGCTGGTGCAACTATTGATCCTGTTACGGTTTATGTAACTAACAGGAGAGATCCAGACTTTCTTTTGGTTGATGGTTTTCATCGATTTGAAGCTGCGAAAAAAGCAGGACAGAAAAGCATCTCAGTAAAAGTCATTGAAGGTTCAAGGGCTGATGCAATGAAAGCAGCTTTGGGTGCAAACGTTCGTCATGGAATTCAAAGGACAAACGCTGACAAACGTAGGGCAGCAGAGGTCGCTATTAAAGAATTTCCAGATCTATCAACTGCAGAATTAGCACGAATTTGTGGTGTTTCCTGGACATGTATTGATAATACTAAACAAGAATTTCAATCTTCTTCGATTGAGGGTTCAGAATCAGAAAAGGCAATTGGTCGAGATGGGAAATCGAGACCTCGAAGACTCAAAGTAAAGAAGCCAATTTCTTCATCCAAACGGGATGATGTAAAACATGATAATCAGGTTAGTAGCAGTAGTAAGGCCTCGTCCGGTCGAGCCACCGGGCGGGGTTCTGCTAAGAAACCAGCAGCTGACAAAAATGAAGTCGATGAATGTCCAGTTCCGCCACGGCTTGAGCTGAGACCTTCACCTCCAGCATCAGAGCGCACAGTAATTTCTTTTAAAGAAGCAGCGGTCCTATCAATCCCGCTATTAGAAAAAAGCCTCCCGCACCTCACGAAAGACGAAGAAGCACAAGCCCGTCTCGTGATCTCTACATTCAAAAACGGATACGCTGCTTAA
- a CDS encoding DUF6985 domain-containing protein — protein MNHPIFGELASGVLGDAACQWETDPILIPNLKRKAVFVFELEEPEDWDDEEEEFIDAWSTSIPEEMLSCAEEIYNGSEEYFESVAKIIADHYMEFKRPYYLKSVDNPAWGDHPPKAEDFPAIEEPNQMWDLLKNISIHINQTPGIEGVIEPEPPEIRYSCATTFDVEHGYSVTFQNGELTEIVLDG, from the coding sequence ATGAATCATCCTATATTTGGTGAACTAGCATCTGGTGTTCTTGGAGACGCTGCCTGTCAATGGGAAACAGATCCCATCCTAATTCCAAATCTGAAACGAAAAGCCGTCTTTGTCTTTGAGCTGGAGGAGCCAGAAGACTGGGACGATGAGGAGGAGGAATTTATTGATGCATGGTCCACGTCCATTCCGGAAGAGATGCTTTCCTGCGCAGAGGAAATCTATAATGGATCAGAAGAGTATTTTGAGAGCGTAGCCAAGATCATCGCAGATCATTATATGGAATTTAAACGTCCATATTACCTGAAATCGGTTGATAATCCTGCTTGGGGAGATCACCCACCCAAGGCTGAAGACTTTCCGGCAATCGAAGAGCCAAATCAAATGTGGGACCTTCTTAAAAATATTAGTATTCATATTAACCAAACGCCTGGAATTGAGGGCGTCATTGAACCAGAGCCACCTGAAATCCGTTACAGCTGCGCGACAACATTTGACGTAGAGCATGGCTACTCAGTCACCTTTCAGAATGGCGAGCTGACTGAAATTGTGCTTGATGGTTGA
- a CDS encoding DUF4062 domain-containing protein, giving the protein MDKKYQIFISSTYSDLKEQRDQVIKSVLEMGHIPVGMEMFSAADEEQWKIIQRTIDECDYYIVIVAHRYGSEVDGIGYTEKEYDYALECNIPIMGFIIDDKTEWNAQYIDQEAGKVEKLKKFKHKVKEKPVGFWKNTEDVYGKASIALMKQFNVNPRVGWIKADRVTSEQSTSELLRLRSEIDEYKAKIQLMEEKIGSRSEEYAHSTERVSLEGLCDVLDVLNSKTYKKVMKHKNVQLEVDLSWATILGHILPALVTNPTEQILKNTIGLLIKESLPDACHKKYEPDYVDVVKPSRETYDTIKIQLLALGYGDLQADLESKQRAGRWILSDLGRKRMYELKAQKSGIVEA; this is encoded by the coding sequence ATGGATAAAAAATACCAAATATTTATCAGTTCAACATATAGTGATCTTAAAGAGCAACGAGATCAGGTAATAAAGTCTGTTCTAGAGATGGGGCACATTCCGGTTGGGATGGAAATGTTTAGTGCAGCTGATGAGGAACAGTGGAAGATAATTCAGAGAACGATTGATGAATGTGATTACTACATTGTTATCGTTGCACATCGATATGGTTCTGAGGTTGATGGGATTGGATATACAGAGAAGGAGTATGATTATGCATTAGAATGCAATATCCCCATCATGGGCTTTATAATTGATGATAAAACGGAATGGAATGCTCAATATATTGATCAAGAGGCTGGTAAGGTTGAAAAGCTGAAAAAATTTAAGCATAAAGTTAAGGAGAAGCCAGTTGGATTTTGGAAAAATACTGAAGACGTTTATGGGAAAGCATCTATTGCATTGATGAAGCAATTCAATGTAAATCCTCGTGTCGGTTGGATCAAGGCAGATCGGGTGACAAGTGAGCAGTCTACCAGTGAGTTGCTTAGACTTCGTAGTGAGATTGATGAGTATAAAGCAAAGATCCAATTAATGGAGGAAAAGATTGGATCGCGTTCAGAGGAGTATGCTCATTCTACTGAGCGTGTTTCATTGGAAGGACTTTGTGATGTTCTAGATGTGCTCAATTCAAAAACATACAAGAAAGTTATGAAACATAAGAACGTTCAGCTGGAAGTTGATCTTAGTTGGGCTACGATATTGGGCCATATTCTTCCTGCACTTGTTACAAATCCGACTGAACAGATTCTAAAAAATACGATAGGATTATTGATTAAAGAGTCTTTACCAGATGCATGCCACAAGAAATATGAACCAGATTATGTTGATGTGGTAAAACCTTCTAGGGAAACATATGATACAATTAAAATTCAGCTGCTTGCACTTGGCTATGGAGATCTTCAGGCTGATCTTGAATCCAAGCAAAGAGCTGGTCGATGGATATTGAGCGATTTAGGCCGTAAACGTATGTATGAACTGAAGGCACAGAAATCTGGAATAGTAGAGGCATGA
- a CDS encoding replicative DNA helicase — MHKVYNKPPHNIELEQALLACILLEGGKETMPLCVESDIHQDVFYSTKHQLIWNALLSLYKEGVEPLNEIFLTEQLNKTNELDQAGGDVYFIELTNRIDTHIGIQHYIDQVREHYLGRQIIRAGTRLIESVYDGVDGQELVRKAEKEVFGLTRKTVVSLNPIGPSVTRVIEAINGARVNRQGAISGVRTGLYSLDRVTGGFRPGQLIVAAAGPKEGKSSLMLRCVDNTALPEEGEPGGVLIFSMEMQTDELTERLIAYRGYINLEHIKEGFTNQDAELVKAAHEVEAAPIWINDTNLDVFKLRTMARRHMSQHPNTKLICVDYLGLFERTSRKQEERDRYEEATRECKKMAQELNVPVLLLAQLNRAGRKEGQRPHGYDIKFGSGAEADADKVILIYTKKDGSKQVIVDFQRNGTKGDIDVDWTDYCTRFDDKGQSPASLAAKQPEQTEVDL, encoded by the coding sequence ATGCACAAAGTGTATAATAAACCGCCTCATAACATTGAATTAGAACAAGCGCTGCTTGCATGTATTCTCTTAGAGGGTGGGAAAGAAACCATGCCTCTCTGTGTAGAATCTGACATTCACCAAGATGTGTTCTATAGCACGAAGCATCAGCTCATCTGGAATGCACTTCTTAGCCTCTACAAGGAAGGTGTTGAGCCTTTAAATGAAATCTTCCTAACAGAGCAGCTTAATAAGACCAATGAGCTAGATCAAGCAGGTGGTGATGTTTACTTTATCGAACTGACTAATCGAATTGATACACATATTGGTATCCAGCATTACATTGATCAAGTTCGAGAGCATTATCTAGGGCGTCAGATCATTCGAGCAGGAACAAGGCTTATTGAATCCGTTTATGATGGTGTAGATGGGCAAGAGCTTGTCAGGAAAGCAGAGAAAGAAGTATTCGGACTCACCAGAAAAACCGTTGTCAGCCTCAACCCTATTGGTCCCTCAGTAACTCGTGTGATAGAAGCGATCAACGGAGCCAGGGTAAACAGACAAGGTGCTATATCAGGTGTAAGAACGGGCTTATACAGTCTTGATCGTGTGACAGGTGGTTTTCGTCCTGGACAACTCATCGTGGCTGCAGCAGGCCCCAAGGAAGGCAAGAGCAGCCTAATGCTTAGATGTGTTGATAATACTGCATTACCAGAAGAGGGAGAACCAGGAGGCGTCTTGATCTTCTCAATGGAGATGCAGACAGATGAACTTACAGAACGCCTTATTGCCTATCGGGGATACATCAATCTCGAACACATAAAGGAAGGATTCACAAATCAAGATGCTGAACTCGTTAAAGCAGCTCACGAAGTAGAAGCCGCGCCCATCTGGATAAACGATACAAACCTAGATGTATTCAAACTGAGGACCATGGCACGCCGTCATATGTCACAGCACCCCAACACCAAGCTCATTTGCGTTGATTATCTAGGCCTGTTTGAACGCACAAGTAGAAAGCAGGAAGAACGAGACCGCTATGAAGAAGCCACTAGAGAGTGCAAGAAGATGGCTCAAGAGCTAAACGTGCCAGTTCTCCTATTAGCTCAGCTCAACAGGGCAGGGCGCAAGGAAGGCCAACGCCCCCACGGTTACGACATCAAGTTCGGCTCAGGAGCAGAAGCAGATGCTGATAAGGTCATCCTCATCTACACCAAGAAAGATGGCAGCAAACAGGTCATCGTAGACTTCCAACGAAATGGAACCAAAGGAGACATAGACGTAGACTGGACAGACTACTGCACACGCTTCGATGACAAAGGACAATCACCAGCATCACTCGCAGCTAAGCAACCAGAACAAACAGAGGTAGATCTGTAG
- a CDS encoding phage replication initiation protein, NGO0469 family: MSLTARENKSDSIEPISVGIHQAVCYGVYDLGEQWQEWQGKGKWSRKVCVVWELPEERIEFEDKETGEPVNIPRSASQIYTLSLDPKSRLRKDLESWRGRPFTQDELEGFDLKQLLGVNCQLQIVHNQGSGKHAGKVFANIQNIMALGRGASKLTPENKVAFFSFEECEEGEAPIFPEKMPEWLQNKVKDSKTWKDVTGTSPQDEEPPATPEAEIVEDEDVPF; encoded by the coding sequence ATGTCACTAACAGCAAGAGAAAATAAAAGCGATAGCATTGAACCAATCTCAGTCGGGATCCATCAAGCCGTTTGTTACGGTGTTTACGATCTGGGTGAGCAATGGCAGGAATGGCAGGGCAAGGGCAAATGGAGCCGCAAAGTCTGTGTTGTCTGGGAGCTGCCTGAAGAACGTATTGAATTTGAAGACAAAGAAACAGGTGAACCAGTCAATATTCCTCGTTCTGCAAGTCAGATTTATACGCTGAGTCTTGATCCTAAATCACGCCTGCGTAAAGACCTGGAAAGCTGGAGAGGTCGACCATTTACACAGGATGAACTGGAAGGCTTTGATCTAAAACAATTGCTTGGTGTGAACTGCCAGTTACAGATTGTTCATAATCAAGGTTCCGGAAAGCACGCTGGAAAGGTGTTTGCCAACATCCAGAACATCATGGCTTTGGGACGAGGTGCATCAAAGCTCACACCAGAAAACAAAGTCGCTTTCTTTTCCTTTGAGGAATGTGAAGAAGGCGAAGCACCAATCTTCCCTGAGAAGATGCCTGAGTGGCTTCAGAACAAGGTCAAGGACAGTAAGACCTGGAAAGATGTCACTGGAACATCACCACAGGATGAAGAGCCACCAGCCACACCAGAAGCTGAAATCGTGGAAGACGAAGACGTTCCTTTCTAA
- a CDS encoding SWIM zinc finger family protein yields MKGEYLVSVTEQFDNPLRFTVQSSSRPNEVHMVDVGAYKGNGRCSCEHFKIRLEKKLHAGAKPRDGLRCKHILAARHYFCDIQIKAMKTVIGAEPQNCEV; encoded by the coding sequence ATGAAAGGTGAATACCTAGTATCAGTTACAGAGCAGTTTGATAATCCATTGCGCTTTACGGTGCAGTCATCCAGTCGACCTAATGAGGTTCACATGGTGGATGTTGGAGCTTATAAGGGAAATGGGCGTTGCTCGTGTGAGCATTTCAAGATCAGGCTTGAGAAGAAGCTTCATGCAGGTGCTAAACCGCGTGATGGTTTGAGATGTAAACACATACTTGCAGCGCGTCATTATTTCTGCGATATACAGATTAAAGCCATGAAAACTGTAATTGGAGCAGAGCCTCAGAATTGCGAGGTTTAA
- a CDS encoding ribonuclease H-like domain-containing protein, whose protein sequence is MLVFDIETRALALGQIERVCGAFDSESFDLSSLTVDELRLYADKAEGGAPPKGARKDVIIQFVQERDEVLEAVLLHAKAKYLEFIVEKAALHAETSEVLAIGFQTPECGFAWRGLDSATEKELIEGFWQDCWAEITQGEQIIGFNILEFDLPYLVRRSYMLRVPVPECVRDGRYWSSNFVDLLNVWRAGQYREWITLDRMARAFGIGSKNGSGKDFAKLWDDDRDQAKVYLQNDLYLTYSLAERMGFKASVKESTILDGKGVA, encoded by the coding sequence ATGTTGGTATTTGATATAGAAACAAGGGCATTGGCGTTGGGGCAAATTGAAAGGGTTTGCGGAGCTTTTGATAGTGAGAGCTTTGACCTTTCATCCCTAACCGTTGATGAGCTACGTCTTTATGCTGATAAAGCAGAAGGTGGAGCACCACCGAAAGGAGCTAGAAAGGATGTAATCATTCAGTTTGTTCAAGAACGTGATGAAGTCCTGGAAGCCGTTTTGCTTCATGCAAAAGCAAAGTATCTGGAATTCATTGTAGAGAAGGCAGCACTGCATGCTGAAACTTCAGAGGTTCTGGCTATTGGCTTTCAAACTCCGGAATGCGGTTTTGCTTGGCGTGGTCTTGATTCTGCCACTGAGAAAGAATTGATCGAAGGCTTCTGGCAGGATTGCTGGGCTGAGATTACACAAGGTGAGCAAATCATTGGTTTCAACATTCTTGAATTTGATCTTCCTTATCTTGTTCGCCGCTCATACATGCTCAGGGTTCCAGTCCCTGAGTGTGTGCGGGATGGTCGTTATTGGAGCAGCAACTTTGTTGATCTACTCAATGTATGGAGAGCTGGCCAATACCGCGAATGGATCACGCTTGATCGCATGGCGCGTGCCTTTGGTATTGGTAGCAAGAACGGTTCCGGAAAGGACTTTGCAAAGCTCTGGGATGACGACCGTGATCAAGCAAAAGTTTATCTGCAGAACGATTTATATCTCACTTATTCACTTGCTGAACGCATGGGCTTCAAGGCCTCTGTTAAGGAAAGCACGATCTTAGATGGAAAGGGTGTAGCATGA
- a CDS encoding helix-turn-helix domain-containing protein — MTAKFLNGQECLLNVTDDCWEWLKTLAAKREIKTESVVTGFLMQRFYVEGDQSYIVTDYINAGAAIAGLSFSDFISGDKRQPLALIRQCVMYLACVEAKVSQKAIASILGYYDHTTVHYACKQIRSLKDQDSTDGNATRGYLEAILSNVKEAA; from the coding sequence ATGACTGCAAAGTTTTTAAATGGCCAAGAGTGCCTCCTAAACGTTACAGATGACTGTTGGGAATGGTTGAAGACGCTTGCTGCAAAGCGTGAAATCAAAACTGAATCAGTCGTGACAGGTTTTCTGATGCAGCGTTTCTACGTTGAGGGAGATCAATCATACATTGTAACGGATTATATAAATGCAGGTGCAGCGATTGCTGGTCTTTCATTTAGTGATTTCATCAGTGGTGATAAGCGCCAGCCATTGGCTTTGATTCGTCAGTGTGTTATGTATCTCGCCTGTGTTGAGGCCAAGGTTTCACAGAAGGCAATTGCAAGCATACTTGGGTATTATGACCACACAACGGTTCATTATGCCTGTAAGCAAATTCGTTCATTAAAAGATCAAGATTCAACCGATGGGAATGCGACAAGAGGTTACCTCGAAGCAATACTATCTAATGTAAAGGAGGCTGCATAA
- a CDS encoding KAP family P-loop NTPase fold protein, protein MADEKTVENAFGDDDIGGRKFFADNLLKMFAVTQTHLTVALDASWGMGKTWFLERFKKHCEQSTNNIDIVLFNAWEHDHGEEPFAPLFSEIFTALKIEEVSFSKDRILTDAGTIIRHISYNSAKKASMGLFDLKELEAEAEQNRSMARQIIDNHQALTLAIHDFKTALNKRAKQFPNKRLIIIIDELDRCRPVYAVNMLERIKHIFGIDGVHFLMGIDTDQLGNTIKGLYGQNYDGIRYLDRLFDYQLKLPESSCNGLALSYIQQIIDDANNRPRHPSDVLLMQLHEWFYKSETFDNMRDLNARSVKRIIDRLIITIKIKQVREIEDFELLFFFCYLANIYPKIYKQLTADVSAMLEAFRIFGGSLNNRPKYNGLLIRIAARLLAYSPIRSEEFINYQFTYLKTDEMKKVVRNAVDLRNRRDPVSRDMAETIDLLKMFG, encoded by the coding sequence ATGGCTGATGAAAAGACTGTAGAAAATGCATTTGGTGATGATGATATAGGAGGCAGAAAGTTTTTCGCCGATAACCTGCTTAAGATGTTTGCTGTAACTCAAACACACTTGACGGTAGCACTGGATGCATCTTGGGGCATGGGTAAAACTTGGTTTCTTGAACGTTTCAAGAAGCACTGTGAACAATCCACTAATAATATTGATATTGTTCTGTTTAATGCCTGGGAACATGATCATGGCGAAGAACCATTTGCTCCACTCTTTTCCGAGATTTTTACAGCACTTAAAATCGAAGAAGTTAGTTTCTCCAAAGATAGAATTCTCACAGATGCAGGAACGATTATACGTCATATTTCCTACAATTCTGCAAAAAAGGCATCGATGGGACTTTTTGACCTCAAAGAACTGGAAGCAGAAGCTGAGCAGAATCGCTCCATGGCTCGACAGATTATTGATAATCACCAGGCCCTTACTCTTGCCATTCATGATTTCAAAACAGCGTTGAATAAACGGGCTAAACAATTTCCTAATAAGCGATTGATCATTATCATAGATGAGCTCGATCGCTGTCGCCCTGTATATGCTGTCAATATGCTTGAACGCATTAAACACATATTTGGGATCGATGGAGTTCACTTCCTTATGGGAATAGACACTGACCAGCTCGGAAACACAATCAAAGGCCTTTATGGTCAAAATTATGACGGAATACGTTATCTCGATCGATTGTTTGATTATCAACTGAAATTGCCCGAATCCAGTTGTAATGGTCTTGCTCTCTCTTACATCCAGCAGATTATTGATGATGCGAACAATAGACCTCGACACCCCTCTGATGTCTTGCTCATGCAGCTTCATGAGTGGTTTTACAAATCCGAAACATTTGACAACATGAGAGACCTCAATGCCCGGTCCGTTAAGCGAATAATCGATCGCTTGATTATCACAATTAAGATCAAGCAGGTTCGTGAAATTGAAGATTTCGAATTGCTCTTTTTCTTCTGCTATCTCGCTAATATTTATCCCAAGATTTATAAGCAACTGACGGCAGATGTTAGTGCAATGCTGGAAGCTTTTCGCATATTCGGTGGGAGCCTCAATAATCGCCCTAAATACAATGGTCTCTTGATTCGAATTGCAGCAAGGCTTCTCGCTTACAGCCCTATTAGAAGCGAAGAATTTATAAATTATCAGTTCACGTATCTTAAAACAGATGAGATGAAGAAGGTTGTTAGAAATGCAGTAGACCTGCGCAATAGACGTGATCCCGTTTCGCGAGATATGGCCGAAACGATTGATCTCCTGAAAATGTTTGGATAA